A section of the Methanosarcina mazei S-6 genome encodes:
- a CDS encoding DUF2769 domain-containing protein, with translation MDKRGNSKVAYTLENVKKCMCPKCPVQADSKCAMDKLDSFMKGLETAREGDVPEPQNVPGVYCSTGKTTCQDLNPNQQCICYTCAVWKEYNLGEGTPSMYFCQNGKAT, from the coding sequence ATGGATAAGAGAGGGAATTCGAAAGTTGCATACACTTTAGAGAATGTCAAAAAATGTATGTGCCCAAAGTGCCCTGTCCAGGCTGACAGCAAATGTGCAATGGATAAACTTGATAGTTTTATGAAAGGGTTGGAAACTGCACGGGAAGGAGATGTTCCGGAGCCTCAAAACGTTCCAGGAGTATACTGTTCCACAGGCAAAACCACCTGTCAGGATCTTAACCCTAACCAGCAATGCATTTGTTATACCTGTGCAGTCTGGAAAGAGTACAATCTCGGAGAAGGAACGCCGTCTATGTACTTCTGCCAGAACGGTAAAGCAACCTGA
- a CDS encoding DUF488 domain-containing protein yields MIRLKRIYEQPSDHDGFRVLVDRLWPRGLRKNEVRLDLWLKEIAPRDELRKWFSHDPEKWEEFRKCYLEELELKEEYVQKLMDKAKETDLTLLYAAKNEDLNNAAVLKEYLDSRLKR; encoded by the coding sequence TTGATTCGACTAAAAAGGATTTACGAACAACCATCAGACCATGATGGATTCAGGGTACTTGTAGACAGGCTTTGGCCCAGGGGACTTCGAAAAAACGAAGTCAGGCTTGACCTGTGGTTAAAGGAGATAGCTCCCAGGGACGAACTTAGAAAATGGTTTTCCCATGATCCTGAAAAATGGGAAGAGTTCAGGAAATGCTATCTTGAAGAACTGGAACTAAAGGAAGAATATGTACAGAAACTCATGGATAAAGCGAAAGAAACTGACCTGACCCTGCTCTATGCCGCAAAAAATGAGGATTTAAATAACGCCGCAGTTTTAAAGGAGTACCTGGACTCAAGATTAAAGAGATAG
- a CDS encoding catalase family peroxidase, which produces MPLDDAHHTFLNDEIGEKRAEEELEASSPQSSTPAELVDAINLVFGKQTYNRAIHAKGIVLEGRFLPSPSAAALSKAPHFQNAAVPVTVRFSDFAGIPTISDTDDLANPRGMAVKFHLPDGSETDLVIHSFNGFPSATTDEFRELLIAIGSSGPGAATPTPADTYLATHPVAKSFLESQQPPPVSYATLTYFGVNSYKFTNAQDQVVFGRYRIEPEEGNQFLSAEEIEKASPDYLADEIRQRLARAPVKFDLRVQISEPGDKIDDPSIAWPGTRRLADIGLIEITKVIPDTDAVERDLLFLPAQLPEGIEPADPMIQFRNAAYVISYGRRHQ; this is translated from the coding sequence ATGCCATTGGATGATGCGCATCATACCTTTTTGAATGACGAAATTGGAGAGAAACGGGCAGAAGAAGAGCTAGAAGCTTCATCGCCCCAAAGCTCGACACCGGCTGAATTAGTCGATGCAATCAATCTGGTTTTCGGCAAGCAAACCTATAATCGAGCAATCCATGCGAAGGGCATCGTGTTAGAGGGAAGATTTCTCCCCAGCCCTTCGGCGGCAGCATTGAGTAAGGCGCCGCATTTTCAGAACGCAGCAGTCCCCGTGACAGTTCGTTTTTCCGATTTTGCAGGCATACCTACAATATCAGACACGGATGATCTTGCAAATCCGCGAGGTATGGCAGTGAAGTTTCATCTACCGGACGGATCGGAGACAGATCTTGTGATACATTCGTTCAATGGATTTCCCTCCGCCACTACTGATGAGTTTCGGGAACTCCTGATTGCAATTGGCTCAAGTGGACCCGGAGCTGCTACTCCGACGCCGGCTGACACTTACCTTGCAACACATCCAGTTGCGAAGTCGTTCCTGGAATCACAACAGCCTCCGCCAGTCAGCTATGCAACGCTCACTTATTTTGGAGTCAACAGTTACAAGTTCACCAATGCACAGGATCAGGTTGTTTTTGGTCGTTACCGCATCGAGCCTGAGGAGGGAAACCAGTTTTTGTCTGCAGAGGAGATTGAAAAAGCTTCTCCTGATTACCTTGCAGACGAGATTCGCCAGCGTCTGGCACGCGCACCAGTTAAGTTCGATTTACGCGTTCAAATATCGGAACCGGGAGATAAAATAGACGATCCTTCAATTGCGTGGCCTGGCACACGCAGGCTCGCCGATATAGGCCTAATCGAGATCACAAAAGTTATCCCAGATACTGATGCAGTGGAACGTGATCTTCTCTTCCTTCCCGCCCAATTACCCGAGGGAATCGAGCCGGCCGACCCTATGATCCAGTTTCGTAACGCTGCCTATGTTATCTCATACGGGCGCCGCCATCAATAA